From the genome of Gammaproteobacteria bacterium, one region includes:
- a CDS encoding acetolactate synthase 3 large subunit yields MELSGAEIFIRCLKEEKVEYLFGYPGGAVLNLYDALDQQNDVKHILVRHEQAATHAADGYARATGRPGVVLVTSGPGATNAVTGIATAYMDSIPMVVFTGQVFTSLIGNDAFQEVDSIGITRPCVKHNFMVKDVKDLAEIIKKAFYIATTGRPGPVVIDIPKDITADKALFDYPESVSIRSYNPVLKGHGRQIKRAVEMILNARRPIVYSGGGVVLDGASSELTEFVQMLNFPITSTLMGLGAYPATDKQFLGMLGMHGTYEANMTMHECDVLIAIGARFDDRVTGKIEKFCPTAKIIHIDIDPASISKNVKVDVPIVGAVSNVLKEMFKLLRATERNPDEQALNDWWGKIKAWRKIECLKFDTNGEKIKPQAVVQTLYDVTQGNAYVTTDVGQHQMWAAQFYKFDKPHRWITSGGLGTMGFGLPAAMGVQLAHPDATVAVVTGEGSIQMCIQELSTCLQYGLPIKIVNLNNGVLGMVRQWQEFFYGKRYAMSYMESLPDFVKLAESYGHVGIRIDKPEDVRPAMEEAMKLKGRLVFLDYYTDPAENVYPMIPAGAGLNEMLLV; encoded by the coding sequence GTGGAGTTGAGCGGCGCTGAAATATTTATTCGTTGTTTAAAGGAAGAGAAGGTTGAGTATCTTTTTGGTTATCCAGGAGGAGCTGTATTAAACCTTTATGATGCACTTGATCAGCAGAATGATGTAAAGCATATATTGGTAAGGCACGAGCAAGCAGCAACACATGCTGCGGATGGGTATGCGCGCGCGACAGGCAGGCCTGGAGTCGTACTGGTAACTTCTGGGCCAGGTGCGACTAATGCCGTGACGGGTATAGCAACGGCTTATATGGATTCGATTCCTATGGTTGTTTTTACAGGGCAGGTTTTTACAAGCTTGATCGGTAATGATGCATTTCAGGAAGTGGATTCGATAGGAATTACACGCCCGTGTGTTAAACATAACTTTATGGTTAAAGACGTTAAAGACCTTGCGGAAATTATCAAAAAGGCATTTTATATTGCGACGACAGGGCGACCGGGGCCCGTGGTAATTGATATTCCAAAAGATATTACCGCCGATAAAGCACTTTTTGACTACCCTGAAAGCGTCAGTATTCGTTCTTATAATCCTGTATTAAAGGGACATGGCAGGCAAATAAAACGTGCCGTGGAAATGATATTGAATGCACGCCGTCCGATTGTTTATAGTGGCGGCGGTGTTGTTCTTGATGGCGCATCATCTGAACTGACTGAATTTGTTCAAATGCTCAATTTTCCTATCACAAGTACTTTGATGGGGCTTGGGGCGTACCCAGCCACGGATAAGCAGTTCTTAGGTATGCTGGGAATGCATGGTACTTATGAAGCCAATATGACTATGCATGAATGCGATGTATTGATCGCAATTGGTGCACGTTTTGATGATCGTGTGACTGGTAAAATTGAAAAGTTTTGCCCGACAGCAAAAATTATTCATATCGATATCGACCCTGCATCCATTTCAAAAAATGTCAAAGTAGATGTGCCTATTGTAGGGGCGGTTAGTAATGTATTAAAAGAGATGTTCAAGCTGCTAAGAGCGACTGAACGAAATCCTGATGAGCAAGCATTGAATGACTGGTGGGGCAAAATTAAGGCATGGCGTAAAATTGAATGCTTGAAGTTTGATACCAATGGCGAAAAAATCAAACCTCAAGCTGTGGTTCAAACACTCTATGATGTGACTCAAGGCAATGCTTATGTGACGACTGATGTGGGTCAGCACCAGATGTGGGCGGCACAGTTTTACAAATTTGATAAACCACACAGGTGGATTACTTCTGGTGGGCTTGGCACGATGGGTTTTGGTCTGCCCGCCGCGATGGGTGTGCAACTTGCGCACCCTGATGCAACGGTTGCTGTTGTGACGGGCGAAGGCAGTATCCAGATGTGTATTCAAGAGCTTTCAACCTGCTTGCAATACGGTTTACCCATTAAAATTGTGAACTTGAATAATGGTGTGTTGGGAATGGTACGCCAATGGCAGGAGTTTTTTTATGGAAAGCGCTATGCTATGTCCTATATGGAGTCATTGCCTGATTTTGTTAAATTAGCTGAAAGTTATGGTCACGTCGGGATTCGTATTGATAAACCTGAGGATGTGAGACCTGCAATGGAAGAAGCGATGAAGCTGAAAGGTCGTTTGGTCTTTTTGGATTACTATACTGATCCGGCTGAAAACGTTTATCCGATGATTCCTGCTGGTGCGGGATTAAATGAAATGTTGTTGGTGTAA
- the ilvN gene encoding acetolactate synthase small subunit: MRHIISILMENEAGALSRVCGLFSARGYNIESLTVAPTENSSLSRLTLVTRGSDEIIEQITKQLNKLIDVVKLSDLTDGAHIERELMLIKVKAVDGDARDEVKRLSEIFRGNILDVTKTSYTIEVTGTAGKLNAFIEAIRDGMILEVARTGVSGVSRGEKGLQL; this comes from the coding sequence ATGAGACATATTATTTCGATTTTGATGGAAAATGAAGCGGGTGCATTATCTCGGGTTTGTGGGCTATTTTCAGCGCGCGGTTATAATATTGAATCTTTGACAGTGGCTCCTACAGAAAACTCATCATTGTCTCGCTTGACGCTTGTGACTCGTGGCTCTGATGAAATTATTGAACAGATCACCAAGCAGCTGAATAAATTGATTGATGTTGTTAAATTGTCAGATTTGACGGACGGAGCGCATATTGAGCGTGAGCTGATGTTGATTAAAGTTAAGGCAGTGGATGGTGATGCGCGTGATGAAGTGAAACGATTGTCAGAAATTTTTCGTGGCAATATTCTTGATGTGACTAAAACGAGTTATACCATTGAGGTGACGGGGACAGCAGGAAAATTAAATGCATTTATTGAAGCCATACGGGACGGTATGATTCTCGAAGTTGCACGAACGGGAGTCTCCGGTGTTTCGCGCGGTGAAAAAGGTTTACAGTTATAA
- the ilvC gene encoding ketol-acid reductoisomerase — MNIYYDKDADLSIIKSKSVAIIGYGSQGHAHANNLKDSGINVVVGLRSGSSSVSKAEASGLKVLSIEEAVKNADVVMILAPDEHQAALYRDVIEPNIKKGAALAFAHGFNIHYEQIEPRADLDVIMIAPKGPGHLVRSTYTQGGGVPSLIAVSQDASGQAKAIALSYASANGGGRAGVIETNFQEETETDLFGEQAVLCGGATALVQAGFETLVEAGYAPEMAYFECLHELKLIVDLMYEGGIANMRYSISNTAEYGDLTRGPRVITDETKKEMRRILTEIQNGEFAREFILENQAGAATLKAKRRIGREHQIEEVGARLRGMMSWISDNKIVDKTKN, encoded by the coding sequence ATGAATATCTATTACGATAAAGACGCAGACCTATCAATTATCAAAAGTAAGTCCGTTGCAATTATTGGTTACGGTTCACAGGGTCATGCACATGCCAATAACTTGAAAGATTCAGGTATTAATGTGGTCGTGGGTTTACGATCAGGTTCCTCCTCGGTCTCAAAAGCTGAAGCTTCAGGTTTAAAAGTTCTATCTATTGAAGAAGCGGTAAAAAATGCGGATGTTGTGATGATTCTAGCTCCTGACGAACATCAAGCTGCATTGTATCGTGATGTGATTGAGCCTAACATCAAAAAAGGGGCTGCATTAGCATTTGCTCATGGCTTTAATATCCATTATGAGCAGATTGAGCCACGAGCTGATCTCGATGTCATCATGATTGCCCCTAAAGGCCCAGGTCACCTGGTACGTTCCACCTATACTCAAGGCGGTGGTGTTCCTTCACTGATTGCTGTCTCCCAGGATGCAAGTGGCCAGGCGAAAGCTATTGCACTTTCATATGCCAGTGCCAATGGTGGTGGCCGTGCAGGTGTGATTGAAACTAACTTTCAGGAAGAGACAGAAACAGATCTTTTTGGTGAACAGGCTGTTTTATGTGGCGGTGCAACTGCATTGGTTCAAGCAGGCTTTGAAACATTGGTTGAAGCGGGTTATGCCCCTGAAATGGCCTATTTTGAATGTTTGCATGAGTTGAAATTAATTGTTGATCTTATGTATGAAGGTGGAATCGCCAACATGCGTTACTCCATTTCAAATACAGCAGAGTATGGTGATCTGACGCGGGGCCCACGAGTGATTACCGATGAAACCAAGAAAGAGATGCGCCGTATTTTGACTGAAATTCAAAATGGTGAGTTTGCACGCGAGTTTATTTTGGAAAATCAAGCTGGGGCTGCAACGTTAAAAGCAAAACGTCGTATTGGCCGTGAACACCAAATCGAAGAAGTCGGTGCTCGTCTTCGGGGTATGATGTCATGGATTTCAGACAATAAAATTGTCGATAAAACTAAAAACTAA
- a CDS encoding phosphatidylserine decarboxylase: MVDHNRPVISREGFVYIAVSLVFVVVLQHEYGFLIALPAWLFVAFLLFFFRDPKRKVPSAPLGVICPVDGVVEAIGKRTDVYLERPAIRIVMRMRFFGCHLVRSPIEGRIAALWTHSALKKMGSGHYKPRYALHIQTDEKDDVMMINCSSATLGLSCFYQAGERMGQGRRSGFNLFPARVVLYLPENSKIHVSVGSKVMAGTDIIATMIH, encoded by the coding sequence ATGGTTGATCATAATCGCCCGGTTATTTCTCGTGAGGGCTTTGTATATATTGCTGTTTCACTTGTTTTTGTTGTGGTGTTACAGCATGAATATGGGTTCTTGATTGCGCTACCTGCCTGGCTGTTTGTTGCCTTTCTACTATTTTTTTTTCGTGATCCAAAGCGTAAGGTTCCTTCGGCACCGCTCGGTGTTATCTGTCCCGTTGATGGCGTGGTAGAAGCCATTGGTAAACGGACGGATGTTTATCTTGAGCGGCCTGCCATTCGAATTGTTATGCGAATGCGTTTTTTTGGATGTCATCTTGTTCGTAGTCCTATTGAGGGTCGAATTGCAGCATTGTGGACACACTCAGCTCTAAAAAAAATGGGTAGCGGTCATTACAAACCACGCTATGCGTTGCATATTCAAACAGATGAAAAAGATGATGTTATGATGATTAATTGTTCATCGGCCACGCTGGGGTTGAGTTGTTTTTATCAGGCTGGCGAACGTATGGGGCAGGGGCGACGAAGTGGTTTTAATCTCTTTCCAGCAAGAGTTGTTCTTTATTTGCCTGAAAACTCTAAAATACATGTCAGTGTGGGTAGTAAAGTAATGGCTGGGACTGATATTATCGCAACCATGATTCACTGA
- a CDS encoding SPOR domain-containing protein → MSKKLKQRTVGLLVLGALTAIVVPILLDISQSNQSGTIVSPIPEKPDGFIIKRLSLDEPQQSVILDDDTSKLIKAPDISNPTQVVESQKQLDSLPVEFQPETSKAVKEVKKSVKKPNAWVVQLASFSSKKNALALRNKLQKSGYRAFIERIDTTTGKRFRVKVGPELSKKTSNNLQVNLMDEFRMKGVVVKHRAGTSVVTTGE, encoded by the coding sequence GTGTCAAAAAAACTAAAACAACGAACTGTTGGTTTACTTGTGCTGGGTGCGCTAACCGCTATTGTCGTTCCGATTTTGCTTGATATATCACAAAGTAATCAATCGGGCACGATTGTGAGCCCAATTCCTGAAAAACCTGATGGCTTTATTATAAAGCGGCTGTCACTGGATGAACCTCAACAATCGGTGATCCTTGATGATGACACCTCAAAACTCATTAAAGCACCTGATATTTCTAATCCCACTCAAGTCGTTGAAAGCCAAAAACAGCTTGATTCCTTGCCTGTTGAGTTTCAACCAGAAACTTCCAAGGCTGTTAAGGAAGTCAAAAAATCAGTAAAAAAACCTAATGCATGGGTTGTACAGCTTGCGAGTTTTTCCAGTAAAAAAAATGCGTTAGCGTTACGTAATAAATTGCAGAAATCGGGTTATCGTGCATTTATAGAACGGATCGATACGACGACAGGTAAAAGATTCAGAGTAAAAGTCGGGCCTGAACTATCCAAAAAGACTTCTAATAATTTGCAGGTTAATTTAATGGATGAGTTTCGAATGAAAGGTGTGGTCGTTAAACATCGTGCAGGTACAAGTGTGGTAACAACTGGAGAGTAA
- a CDS encoding CvpA family protein, whose amino-acid sequence MSWPDYIIIGIIVISAIISIIRGFVREGMSLAGWIVAVWVSLEFADKASVVFEGAIDTPSLRVGVTFFLLFISVLIISTLVNHQIGKFIHSAGLSGLDRLIGVLFGTIRGMLIVTVLVILLGMTAMPETSWWVESELLQYFKPLASAMVDYASVEIPDDYFEQLKQKF is encoded by the coding sequence ATGAGTTGGCCGGATTATATCATTATCGGAATTATCGTTATTTCTGCAATCATAAGTATCATTCGTGGTTTTGTGCGTGAAGGCATGTCACTTGCGGGGTGGATTGTTGCGGTATGGGTCTCTTTAGAGTTCGCAGATAAAGCCTCTGTGGTATTTGAAGGTGCGATTGACACGCCCTCATTACGAGTTGGAGTGACTTTCTTTCTTCTTTTTATTAGTGTTTTAATTATATCGACATTGGTTAATCACCAGATTGGAAAGTTTATCCACTCTGCAGGGTTGAGTGGACTGGATCGTTTGATCGGTGTTTTATTCGGTACGATACGAGGCATGCTGATCGTGACCGTGCTTGTGATTTTGCTGGGAATGACTGCTATGCCTGAAACATCCTGGTGGGTCGAGTCTGAGTTATTACAGTATTTTAAGCCGTTAGCATCAGCTATGGTTGATTATGCATCAGTTGAAATTCCTGATGATTATTTTGAACAGTTAAAACAGAAGTTTTAA
- the purF gene encoding amidophosphoribosyltransferase, producing MCGIIGIVGSNGNVNQAIYDALTVIQHRGQDAAGIVTCDKGKFHLRKANGLVRDVFKTRHMRGLTGKMGVGHVRYPTAGCSSTAEAQPFYVNSPYGIALAHNGNLTNAEHLKDELFREDLRHINTESDSEVLLNVFAHELHKARKLRIDEHDIFEAIAGVHRRCRGGYAAVAMITGYGMVAFRDPYGIRPVVFGKRETESGPEYMVSSESVALDALGFELIRDIAPGEAIFIRSDGELFTHQCIDAPTYSPCIFEFVYLARPDSIIDDISVYKARLRMGEQLAEKILREYPEHDIDVVIPIPDTSRTSALPLAYNLGVKYREGFIKNRYIGRTFIMPGQQERKKSVRQKLNAIDLEFNGKNVLLVDDSIVRGTTSSQIIKMAREAGAKKVYFASAAPAVRYPNVYGIDMPAVEELIAYNRTDEEVATEIGADWVVYQDLDGLVQSVLRETTAVKGFDTSCFTGEYVTGDITPEYLENLELRRNDFTKNCIDSEESSEIGLYNDNT from the coding sequence ATGTGTGGCATCATTGGCATAGTGGGTAGTAATGGTAATGTCAATCAGGCGATTTATGATGCCTTAACAGTGATTCAGCATCGAGGACAAGATGCTGCGGGTATAGTCACCTGTGATAAGGGCAAGTTTCATTTGCGTAAAGCAAACGGTCTGGTGCGTGATGTATTTAAAACACGACACATGAGAGGATTAACCGGAAAAATGGGAGTTGGACATGTGCGTTACCCAACAGCCGGATGCTCATCAACGGCTGAAGCTCAGCCCTTTTATGTCAACTCTCCTTATGGGATTGCATTGGCTCATAATGGGAACTTAACTAATGCAGAGCATTTGAAAGACGAGCTGTTTCGTGAAGACTTACGGCATATTAATACGGAGTCTGATTCAGAAGTGCTATTAAATGTCTTTGCACATGAATTACATAAAGCAAGAAAGTTACGCATTGATGAGCATGATATTTTTGAGGCTATTGCAGGAGTACATCGGCGTTGCCGTGGGGGATATGCTGCAGTTGCTATGATTACGGGTTATGGCATGGTTGCGTTTCGTGATCCTTATGGTATTCGCCCAGTTGTGTTTGGAAAGCGTGAAACAGAGTCTGGCCCAGAATATATGGTCTCCTCTGAAAGTGTCGCTCTGGATGCTTTGGGGTTTGAGCTGATACGTGATATAGCACCCGGTGAGGCTATTTTTATTCGCTCTGATGGTGAGCTTTTTACGCATCAATGTATTGATGCGCCTACTTATTCCCCTTGTATTTTTGAGTTTGTTTATCTGGCACGTCCGGACTCTATTATTGATGATATTTCAGTTTATAAAGCACGTTTACGTATGGGCGAGCAGTTGGCTGAAAAAATTCTTCGTGAATATCCAGAGCATGATATTGATGTGGTCATTCCCATTCCTGATACCAGTCGAACTTCAGCGCTGCCTCTTGCTTACAATCTCGGTGTCAAATATCGAGAAGGCTTTATAAAAAACCGCTACATTGGCCGTACGTTTATCATGCCTGGGCAGCAAGAGCGTAAAAAATCTGTAAGACAAAAGCTGAATGCGATTGATCTGGAATTTAATGGTAAAAATGTACTGCTTGTTGATGACTCTATTGTTCGAGGAACCACATCCAGCCAGATTATAAAAATGGCTCGGGAGGCAGGGGCTAAAAAAGTTTATTTTGCTTCCGCAGCTCCAGCAGTTCGCTATCCCAATGTTTATGGCATTGATATGCCGGCGGTTGAAGAGTTGATTGCTTATAATCGTACCGATGAGGAAGTTGCGACTGAAATTGGTGCTGATTGGGTTGTCTATCAGGATCTTGATGGTTTGGTGCAATCAGTTTTACGTGAAACAACTGCAGTGAAAGGCTTTGATACCTCTTGTTTTACAGGTGAGTATGTGACTGGAGATATTACGCCAGAATACCTGGAAAATTTAGAGCTGCGTCGGAATGATTTTACAAAAAATTGTATTGATTCTGAAGAGTCAAGTGAAATAGGGTTGTATAACGATAATACGTAA
- a CDS encoding DUF4080 domain-containing protein has translation MSSIILSTLNARYIHSALGLRYLKANLGELQSEAHIVEFIVTARSIDIVEQLLMHQPRIIGLGVYIWNVEQTTQVVALLKEVRPDITIVLGGPEVSYEWDSQPIVNLVDYVVRGAGEVSFRQLCQQLMKEDFPPTKVIPPNRVPLSEIVMPYDLYTDEDIEHRILYVEASRGCPFKCEFCLSALDKTAWPFEIDPFQMAMSRLYERGARRFKFVDRTFNLKIDSSIKILEFFLERLDDDLFLHFEVIPDHLPEKLNAVIQKFPEGSLQFEIGIQTFNTEIQSLISRRQDTEKSKANIRWLRNETQAHLHTDLILGLPGENIESIALGFNQLVACKPHEIQVGILKRLRGTPLVRHTDMYEMKYAPYPPYQILSTSLIDFFTMQRLVRFARYWDLIANSGRFKNALPLILEDQPFERFMLLSDWLFETTGQTHKLALPRLFKLLYEGLIECYSLNKQVVSDVLLRDFSESALKGTPAFIDKSSRKKVSKKSSRTVFRQKRHISS, from the coding sequence ATGTCATCAATCATCCTTTCCACACTTAATGCACGTTATATCCATTCAGCGCTAGGATTGCGCTACCTGAAAGCGAATTTGGGTGAATTGCAATCAGAAGCTCACATTGTTGAGTTTATTGTAACAGCTCGTTCTATTGATATAGTTGAGCAGCTTTTAATGCATCAGCCGCGTATTATCGGGCTGGGTGTGTATATCTGGAATGTTGAGCAGACGACTCAGGTTGTCGCATTATTAAAAGAAGTGCGCCCTGATATTACTATTGTGCTCGGTGGCCCTGAAGTCAGCTATGAATGGGATTCACAGCCCATAGTCAACTTGGTTGACTATGTTGTGCGTGGTGCGGGGGAGGTGAGTTTTAGGCAGTTATGTCAGCAACTTATGAAGGAGGATTTTCCACCGACAAAGGTGATTCCACCCAATAGAGTTCCCCTTTCCGAGATTGTGATGCCCTATGACTTGTACACGGATGAAGATATTGAGCATCGCATCCTTTACGTTGAGGCCTCTCGGGGATGCCCTTTTAAGTGTGAATTTTGCCTGTCTGCACTCGATAAAACGGCATGGCCATTTGAAATTGACCCATTTCAAATGGCCATGAGTAGGCTATATGAGCGAGGTGCACGACGTTTTAAATTTGTTGATCGGACGTTTAACCTGAAAATTGACAGCAGTATAAAAATTCTGGAGTTCTTTCTTGAGCGATTAGATGATGATCTGTTTTTACACTTTGAAGTTATTCCTGATCATTTACCTGAAAAATTGAATGCGGTGATTCAAAAATTCCCAGAAGGGTCATTACAGTTTGAAATTGGTATTCAAACATTTAATACTGAAATACAAAGCTTAATTAGTCGCAGGCAAGATACTGAAAAAAGCAAGGCAAATATTCGTTGGTTACGCAATGAAACTCAAGCACATTTACACACAGATTTGATTCTGGGTTTGCCGGGTGAAAATATTGAAAGTATTGCGCTTGGTTTTAATCAGTTAGTTGCTTGCAAGCCACATGAAATTCAGGTTGGAATCTTAAAACGACTGCGTGGAACGCCACTGGTTCGGCATACTGATATGTATGAAATGAAATATGCACCTTATCCACCGTATCAGATATTAAGTACAAGTCTAATTGATTTTTTTACGATGCAACGATTAGTGCGTTTTGCGCGCTACTGGGATTTAATTGCAAATAGTGGGCGCTTCAAGAATGCCTTACCGCTTATATTAGAAGATCAACCCTTTGAGCGTTTTATGCTGCTCAGTGACTGGTTGTTCGAAACAACTGGGCAGACACATAAGCTTGCATTGCCTCGTTTGTTTAAACTGTTATACGAAGGGTTAATTGAGTGTTATTCGTTAAATAAACAGGTTGTTTCAGATGTGTTATTGCGTGATTTTAGCGAGAGCGCTCTAAAAGGAACGCCTGCTTTTATTGATAAGAGTAGCAGAAAAAAAGTGTCTAAAAAAAGTTCAAGAACTGTTTTTAGACAAAAACGACATATTAGCTCATAG
- a CDS encoding cupin domain-containing protein, protein MIKTHITHTFEIEPFITKDGSIIRELMHPDHHASEYQSIAEATILTGNKTLLHQHQKTEEIYYIKTGTGRMTLGSKKFTVVPNDTICISPETAHCIENIGDEPLVLLCCCTPSYSHEDTELLI, encoded by the coding sequence ATGATCAAAACCCACATCACCCATACCTTTGAAATTGAACCCTTTATAACTAAGGACGGCTCTATTATCAGAGAGCTGATGCATCCTGATCATCATGCAAGTGAATATCAAAGCATTGCGGAAGCGACGATTCTAACTGGAAACAAAACATTGCTTCACCAACATCAAAAAACAGAAGAAATTTACTATATAAAAACGGGAACAGGCCGTATGACACTTGGCAGTAAAAAATTCACTGTGGTTCCAAATGATACCATCTGCATCAGCCCTGAAACAGCACATTGCATAGAAAATATTGGCGATGAACCTCTCGTACTATTGTGCTGTTGCACCCCTAGCTACTCTCATGAAGATACAGAGTTACTCATTTGA